CATCACCGCGCGGGCGGCCTCGGAATAGCCCTGCGCCTCGTTCCAGAACCGCAGTCCATCGCGGTTCACCTGCACCCCACCCGAGGTGATCACCGCCCAGGTGATCAGGATGCCGTGCGGATGGGCGACATTGCCATGCCCCTGATAGGCCCCGAGGTGGCGCAGATCGGCCCCCAGCGCCGCGCCCCACAGGACCGCCTCGCCCCGGTTACCATCATGCCCGAACCAGAGCGCCTCGCGGATCTCGGGCATGTGGTCGGTGACCAGTTGCCGGTTGCCGCCGAACCCGTTGCAGGCCAGGATCAGCCGGTCGCAGGCGATACTTTCGCCGCTGCCGTCGGAGCCAAAGACCGTGACGCCACGCACCCGACCCTCTTCCATATGCAGGATATGCGCCCGACGGGAACAGACGATGTCGATCCCCTGCGCCTCGCAGGCCTGACGCAGCGCGTCGATCAGCTCTTCGCCCGAGCGGCCGGGCAGGCCGTGCATCCGGCGGCGGCTGTGGCCGGGATAGTCGAAATCGGTGACAACCGAGAAGGGCAACCCATGGCGCTCGGCCAGCCAGTCGATGAGTGGCCCGGCCCCTGCGGCCAGGGTCTCGACCAGATCGGGGTCGTTCTGCCCCTTGGCCTTGGTCTGGATATCCTGCGCAAACAGCGCGGCATTGTCTTTGATCCCCGCCGCGCGCTGCATGGTGGTGCCGGGCGCCGGGATCAGGCCCGCCGACAGCGCGGT
The window above is part of the Ruegeria pomeroyi DSS-3 genome. Proteins encoded here:
- a CDS encoding FAD-dependent oxidoreductase, which produces MTPDSDPHIAPPPARFDIASQTLIIGAGACGLVAALAAREAGQEVLVVEADALPRGSTALSAGLIPAPGTTMQRAAGIKDNAALFAQDIQTKAKGQNDPDLVETLAAGAGPLIDWLAERHGLPFSVVTDFDYPGHSRRRMHGLPGRSGEELIDALRQACEAQGIDIVCSRRAHILHMEEGRVRGVTVFGSDGSGESIACDRLILACNGFGGNRQLVTDHMPEIREALWFGHDGNRGEAVLWGAALGADLRHLGAYQGHGNVAHPHGILITWAVITSGGVQVNRDGLRFWNEAQGYSEAARAVMAQPGGAAFAIFDARIAGIARQFEDFRRAEAAGAIRQADTPEALAHLLGLPPDALAQTLRDLPRDGTDGFGRLFQPPPLAPPYCGVQVTGALFHTQGGLRTDARARVLRRDGTPVPGLYAGGGAACGVSGNGDSGYLSGNGLLSAVVLGWIAGSCRVAAS